From Coffea arabica cultivar ET-39 chromosome 2e, Coffea Arabica ET-39 HiFi, whole genome shotgun sequence, the proteins below share one genomic window:
- the LOC113732173 gene encoding citrate synthase, mitochondrial — protein sequence MVFFRSVSLLSKLRSRAVRQPNLSNSVRWLQIQTSSPDLDLRSQLKDLIPEQQDRLKKLKSEHGKVHLGNITVDMVLGGMRGMTGLLWETSLLDPDEGIRFRGLSIPECQKLLPSAKPSGEPMPEGLLWLLLTGKVPTKEQADSLTQELRSRATIPDHVFKTIEALPVAAHPMTQFATGVMALQVQSEFQKAYEKGIHKSKFWEPTYEDSLNLIAQLPTVASYVYRRIYKNGQTIPTDDSLDYGGNFAHMLGFDNPEMKELMRLYVTIHTDHEGGNVSAHTGHLVASALSDPYLSFAAALNGLAGPLHGLANQEVLLWIKSVVEECGENITKEHLKDYVWKTLNSGKVVPGFGHGVLRKTDPRYTCQREFALKHLPNDPLFQLVSKLYEVVPPILLELGKVKNPWPNVDAHSGVLLNHYGLTEARYYTVLFGVSRAIGICSQLIWDRALGLPLERPKSVTMEWLENYCKKAAA from the exons ATGGTCTTCTTCCGGAGCGTTTCGCTGCTATCGAAGCTGCGGTCTCGTGCT GTTCGACAGCCTAATCTGAGCAATTCAGTTCGCTGGCTTCAAATTCAGACCTCTTCTCCTGATCTG GATCTTCGCTCTCAGCTAAAGGACCTGATTCCAGAACAACAG GATCGGCTGAAAAAACTCAAGTCAGAACATGGAAAAGTTCATCTGGGAAATATTACAGTTGATATG GTACTCGGTGGCATGAGAGGAATGACAGGATTACTTTGGGAAACTTCATTGCTAGACCCTGATGAG GGTATCCGCTTTCGAGGTTTATCTATTCCTGAATGTCAGAAATTGTTACCATCAGCAAAGCCTAGTGGAGAGCCAATGCCTGAGGGTCTTCTCTGGCTTCTATTGACAGGAAAA GTTCCAACAAAAGAACAAGCTGATTCATTAACTCAGGAACTAAGAAGTCGTGCAACTATTCCAG ATCATGTATTTAAGACAATTGAAGCCTTGCCCGTTGCTGCTCATCCAATGACTCAATTTGCAACTGGGGTCATGGCTCTTCAG GTACAAAGTGAATTCCAGAAAGCATATGAAAAGGGAATACACAAATCAAA ATTCTGGGAGCCGACATATGAGGACTCTCTTAATTTGATTGCTCAGCTTCCAACTGTTGCTTCTTATGTCTACCGCAG AATATACAAGAATGGGCAAACTATACCGACGGATGACTCCCTAGATTATGGTGGGAATTTTGCACACATGCTTGGTTTTGATAACCCTGAAATGAAAGAGCTTATGAGGCTTTATGTCACCATCCATAC TGACCATGAAGGTGGAAACGTTAGCGCTCACACTGGTCACCTG GTTGCTAGTGCCCTTTCAGATCCTTATCTGTCATTTGCTGCTGCATTGAATGGTTTAGCTGGACCACTCCATGGGTTGGCGAATCAG GAAGTTTTGCTGTGGATTAAATCTGTTGTTGAAGAATGTGGGGAGAACATCACCAAAGAACATTTGAAAGACTATGTTTGGAAGACACTGAACAGTGGCAAG GTTGTTCCCGGATTTGGACATGGAGTTTTGCGCAAAACAGATCcaagatacacatgccagagaGAGTTTGCATTGAAGCACTTGCCTAATGATCCGCTATTCCAATTG GTGTCGAAGCTTTATGAAGTTGTACCTCCAATTCTGTTAGAACTTGGCAAG GTCAAAAATCCTTGGCCTAATGTTGATGCCCACAGTGGTGTGTTGCTGAACCATTACGGTTTAACTGAAGCAAG GTATTATACGGTTCTCTTTGGTGTGTCAAGGGCTATTGGCATTTGCTCTCAG CTAATATGGGACCGAGCccttggattgccacttgagaGGCCGAAAAGTGTTACAATGGAGTGGCTTGAGAATTACTGCAAGAAAGCTGCGGCTTAA